A single window of Polyodon spathula isolate WHYD16114869_AA chromosome 2, ASM1765450v1, whole genome shotgun sequence DNA harbors:
- the LOC121300289 gene encoding KN motif and ankyrin repeat domain-containing protein 1-like isoform X1, with translation MKPVWRSLESEGQCYKQQKKEGCLNVEDDKHSPAPYFLETPYGYQLDLDFLKYVDDIERGNTIKKLNIQRKPKVAKSVTTPRSGGGQTFEWTSTESLSSSSNSDDYRQSPSFLATRSQPSLPPVRAAALHEASPAFLSVPEGKLLPPPSPRLPRHNFLVEKTLMETRRRLEQERLLMQPPANETRRPRLASLGGIGSTSSPSSFAGSSGHNQISPNPQQHLNNGHQANGEYNPYFTSSIGSSIRHSPMSSGMTTPVTNVSPTHLQHIREQMMVALKRLKELEEQVKTIPILQVKISVLQEEKRQLTQQMKTPKPSNQNTGCAFRKRSYSAGNADHLEPFSQTRKGGELHIDSEDEMESLGQSSQRIEEFRQLTAEMQALERKIQDNSYDQQPGLSQNVEQQCSVKEHKSVAVGADENMNDIVIYHKSSKQCQEIAVGTETETRSAGVGVTEALLGMTTEAETEIEMQNQTIDVLKDRIYRLEVQLKETTHEMEMSKLKMELQAAGSRKKADKGSMARPVVCSTSVEASVQMQSQAVGNHIDFADSCVGRDLQMSTIGFTCRPEIQNAAVGPEIPMNRWIVRERVETQDQCTGQQVVMCSKNVGVELSVCETGVNTEETVDSLALCKTKLKQAKEFKSVGCGECSVDVTVCPIKELVSLGTNTDYVKRVELGVMAIPQTSSQHTNTVIDSISKFTNTETATFMNSSTNTMLSTYDKQTSTVPTETRTVAVGDGRVKDVHSVKIRSIGVGTLVSGDAILEKPYAVKTKDFGVGQVSVNENFLVGLKTRNIACGPSTQAFSPANTRSVALGDEGAPVTGQIQPSEPEIAFGLDHYIERVQKLLQEQQMLLAENYSELEDTFGQPHSQIGSLNSQLMNTLSSINTVIKCASNEELRSLDISKLCPDTTSAITDTDQSLLSSTTNTCVSSLTQSVILEQKVEATQVEQVTSVSTVNELNTGSKTYSPPENVTSRMSLTDQQMTSALHGQSCSPNTLKSIMKKKDGRQGSNGTKKNLQFVGVNGGYETTSSDDSSSEESSSSESEDECERNECLKEGVAGRAEEFCNEGAMKVKGKAEEGDAEKVEIRERYELSEKMLAACNVLKNHLNDSKVLTNKDVRACLNTIQHEWFRVSSQKSAVPAMVEDSLSAFREVSDAVLRHIVNMADGNGNTALHYSVSHSNFDIVRLLLDADVCNVNQQNKAGYTPIMLAALAAVEAEKDMRIVEELFSKGDVNAKASQAGQTALMLAVSHGRMDMVKALLACSADVNIQDDEGSTAVMCASEHGHVEIVKLLLSQPGCDATLTDSDESTALSIAMEAGHKDIAVLLYAHINFSKAQSPGTPRLGRKTSPSPTRRSMFD, from the exons ATGAAGCCAGTGTGGCGATCACTAGAGTCTGAAGGCCAGTGTTATAAGCAGCAAA AAAAAGAGGGATGTCTAAATGTGGAAGATGACAAGCACTCACCAGCCCCTTACTTTTTGGAAACTCCCTATGGTTATCAGCTAGACCTGGACTTTCTGAAATATGTTGATGATATTGAAAGGGGCAACACCATCAAAAAGTTAAACATCCAGAGAAAGCCTAAAGTGGCAAAATCTGTGACAACACCCAGGAGTGGTGGTGGGCAGACCTTTGAATGGACATCAACAGAGTCGTTGTCATCTTCATCAAACAGCGATGACTATAGGCAGTCCCCATCTTTCCTTGCCACAAGAAGCCAACCAAGTCTTCCTCCAGTGAGGGCAGCTGCTTTACATGAGGCCTCCCCAGCCTTTCTGAGTGTCCCTGAGGGCAAGCTCCTGCCACCTCCTTCCCCGAGGCTGCCCAGACACAACTTTCTTGTGGAGAAAACCTTGATGGAGACACGAAGACGGCTGGAGCAAGAGAGACTGCTAATGCAGCCCCCTGCCAACGAGACCCGCAGGCCTAGGCTTGCCAGTTTGGGGGGAATAGGATCGACCAGTTCGCCTTCTTCCTTTGCCGGATCTAGTGGGCACAATCAGATCTCCCCAAACCCCCAGCAGCACCTTAACAATGGGCATCAAGCCAATGGAGAATACAATCCATACTTCACCTCCTCCATAGGAAGCTCTATCCGTCACAGCCCAATGAGTTCGGGAATGACTACCCCAGTCACCAACGTTAGCCCCACACATTTGCAGCACATCCGGGAGCAGATGATGGTAGCGTTGAAGCGGCTAAAGGAACTCGAGGAACAGGTCAAGACTATTCCAATTCTGCAAGTAAAGATCTCAGTGCTACAGGAGGAGAAGAGACAGCTAACCCAGCAGATGAAAACCCCAAAACCATCCAATCAGAATACTGGCTGTGCTTTCAGAAAAAGATCCTACAGTGCTGGGAATGCTGATCACCTTGAACCGTTCTCCCAAACTAGAAAGGGAGGGGAGCTACATATTGATTCTGAGGATGAAATGGAAAGTCTAGGGCAGAGCTCTCAAAGAATAGAAGAGTTCAGGCAGCTCACAGCTGAAATGCAGGCTTTGGAGAGGAAGATTCAAGACAATAGCTATGACCAACAACCTGGCTTATCCCAAAATGTGGAGCAGCAATGCAGTGTGAAGGAACACAAATCTGTTGCTGTTGGGGCTGATGAGAACATGAATGACATTGTGATTTATCATAAATCATCTAAACAGTGTCAGGAGATAGCAGTGGGGACTGAGACTGAGACGAGGAGTGCTGGTGTTGGTGTAACAGAGGCTTTGCTGGGCATGACAACAGAAGCAGAAACAGAAATTGAGATGCAGAATCAGACCATTGATGTACTGAAAGACAGAATTTACAGGTTGGAGGTGCAGTTGAAAGAAACAACCCATGAAATGGAAATGAGCAAGTTGAAAATGGAGCTTCAGGCAGCGGGATCAAGAAAGAAAGCTGATAAGGGGTCAATGGCTCGACCAGTGGTTTGCAGCACCTCTGTAGAAGCATCGGTGCAGATGCAAAGCCAAGCAGTGGGAAACCATATTGATTTCGCCGATTCTTGTGTCGGCAGAGATTTGCAGATGTCTACTATTGGATTTACCTGCAGGCCAGAAATCCAGAATGCCGCTGTAGGCCCAGAAATACCCATGAACCGATGGATTGTCCGAGAAAGGGTGGAGACTCAAGATCAGTGTACCGGGCAGCAGGTTGTAATGTGTAGCAAGAATGTGGGAGTGGAATTGAGTGTTTGTGAAACTGGAGTGAATACAGAAGAAACTGTGGATAGTTTAGCCCTTTGCAAAACTAAGCTCAAACAAGCTAAAGAGTTTAAGTCAGTAGGATGTGGGGAATGTTCAGTGGATGTGACAGTTTGCCCTATAAAAGAGCTGGTGTCTCTAGGCACAAATACAGATTATGTAAAGAGAGTGGAGTTAGGTGTCATGGCCATACCTCAGACATCATCTcaacacacaaatacagtaataGATTCCATTAGCAAGTTTACCAACACAGAAACAGCAACTTTCATGAATTCTAGCACAAACACCATGTTAAGCACTTACGATAAGCAGACAAGTACAGTACCAACTGAGACTAGAACGGTTGCTGTGGGAGATGGTAGAGTGAAAGATGTTCATTCTGTTAAGATTCGCTCCATTGGGGTGGGTACCTTGGTCAGTGGTGATGCTATATTGGAAAAGCCATATGCAGTGAAGACCAAAGATTTTGGCGTAGGGCAGGTTAGTGTCAATGAAAACTTTTTGGTTGGTCTGAAAACACGCAACATTGCCTGTGGACCCTCAACTCAGGCATTTTCACCTGCCAACACCAGGAGTGTCGCATTGGGTGATGAGGGTGCTCCTGTAACAGGACAGATCCAGCCGTCTGAACCGGAAATAGCCTTTGGTTTGGACCACTATATTGAGCGGGTACAGAAACTTTTGCAAGAGCAGCAGATGCTTCTGGCTGAGAACTATAGTGAGCTTGAAGATACATTCGGGCAGCCTCATTCTCAGATTGGTTCCCTCAACAGCCAGTTAATGAACACATTATCATctataaacacagttataaaatgTGCAAGCAATGAGGAATTAAGAAGCTTGGACATCTCGAAGCTCTGCCCTGATACTACAAGTGCCATAACAG ATACCGATCAGTCTTTGCTCAGCAGCACTACCAACACATGTGTGTCCTCCCTGACGCAGTCGGTCATTCTCGAACAGAAGGTCGAGGCCACACAAGTGGAGCAAGTTACATCTGTGTCTACAGTGAACGAGTTAAACACTGGGTCCAAGACCTATTCACCCCCGGAGAATGTGACATCTCGAATGAGTCTGACGGATCAGCAAATGACTTCTGCCTTGCATG GGCAGTCTTGCAGTCCAAATACTCTGAAGTCTATTATGAAGAAGAAAGATGGCAGACAAGGCTCAAATGGCACAAAGAAGAACTTGCAGTTTGTAGGTGTAAATGGAGG GTATGAGACCACATCAAGTGACGACTCAAGTTCAGAGGAAAGCAGCTCGTCGGAGTCGGAGGATGAGTGTGAAAGGAATGAGTGTTTGAAGGAAGGGGTGGCTGGGAGAGCTGAGGAGTTTTGCAATGAAGGTGCGATGAAAGTCAAAGGCAAGGCTGAAGAGGGAGATGCTGAGAAGGTGGAGATTAGAGAGAG GTATGAGCTGAGTGAGAAGATGTTGGCAGCATGTAATGTGTTGAAAAATCACCTGAATGACTCCAAGGTTTTGACTAACAAAGATGTG AGAGCTTGTCTGAACACGATTCAGCACGAGTGGTTTCGTGTCTCCAGTCAGAAGTCTGCAGTCCCGGCTATGGTGGAAGATTCTCTTTCTGCCTTCAGAGAGGTGTCTGATGCAGTCCTGCGGCACATAGTCAACATGGCAGATGGCAATGGAAACACAGCCCTCCATTACAGTGTGTCTCACTCCAATTTTGATATTGTCAGGCTGCTTTTAGATGcag ATGTCTGTAATGTAAATCAGCAGAACAAAGCTGGGTATACTCCCATTATGCTGGCTGCTCTTGCAGCAGTCGAGGCAGAAAAAGACATGCGGATAGTAGAGGAACTCTTCAGCAAAGGGGATGTGAATGCTAAAGCCAGCCAG gctggCCAAACCGCACTTATGTTAGCAGTGAGCCATGGGCGAATGGACATGGTGAAAGCTCTGTTGGCATGTTCCGCTGATGTCAATATTCAGGATGATGAGGGGTCCACAGCTGTGATGTGCGCCAGTGAACATGGTCATGTGGAGATAGTAAAACTCCTGCTGTCTCAGCCTGGATGTGATGCTACATTGACTGACAGT GATGAGAGTACTGCATTATCGATAGCTATGGAGGCTGGGCACAAGGACATTGCAGTTCTTCTTTATGCTCATATAAACTTTTCCAAAGCCCAGTCACCA GGCACACCGAGGCTTGGAAGGAAAACGTCTCCTAGCCCAACACGAAGAAGCATGTTTGATTAA
- the LOC121300289 gene encoding KN motif and ankyrin repeat domain-containing protein 1-like isoform X2: MAQTARVNGSVSEKEGCLNVEDDKHSPAPYFLETPYGYQLDLDFLKYVDDIERGNTIKKLNIQRKPKVAKSVTTPRSGGGQTFEWTSTESLSSSSNSDDYRQSPSFLATRSQPSLPPVRAAALHEASPAFLSVPEGKLLPPPSPRLPRHNFLVEKTLMETRRRLEQERLLMQPPANETRRPRLASLGGIGSTSSPSSFAGSSGHNQISPNPQQHLNNGHQANGEYNPYFTSSIGSSIRHSPMSSGMTTPVTNVSPTHLQHIREQMMVALKRLKELEEQVKTIPILQVKISVLQEEKRQLTQQMKTPKPSNQNTGCAFRKRSYSAGNADHLEPFSQTRKGGELHIDSEDEMESLGQSSQRIEEFRQLTAEMQALERKIQDNSYDQQPGLSQNVEQQCSVKEHKSVAVGADENMNDIVIYHKSSKQCQEIAVGTETETRSAGVGVTEALLGMTTEAETEIEMQNQTIDVLKDRIYRLEVQLKETTHEMEMSKLKMELQAAGSRKKADKGSMARPVVCSTSVEASVQMQSQAVGNHIDFADSCVGRDLQMSTIGFTCRPEIQNAAVGPEIPMNRWIVRERVETQDQCTGQQVVMCSKNVGVELSVCETGVNTEETVDSLALCKTKLKQAKEFKSVGCGECSVDVTVCPIKELVSLGTNTDYVKRVELGVMAIPQTSSQHTNTVIDSISKFTNTETATFMNSSTNTMLSTYDKQTSTVPTETRTVAVGDGRVKDVHSVKIRSIGVGTLVSGDAILEKPYAVKTKDFGVGQVSVNENFLVGLKTRNIACGPSTQAFSPANTRSVALGDEGAPVTGQIQPSEPEIAFGLDHYIERVQKLLQEQQMLLAENYSELEDTFGQPHSQIGSLNSQLMNTLSSINTVIKCASNEELRSLDISKLCPDTTSAITDTDQSLLSSTTNTCVSSLTQSVILEQKVEATQVEQVTSVSTVNELNTGSKTYSPPENVTSRMSLTDQQMTSALHGQSCSPNTLKSIMKKKDGRQGSNGTKKNLQFVGVNGGYETTSSDDSSSEESSSSESEDECERNECLKEGVAGRAEEFCNEGAMKVKGKAEEGDAEKVEIRERYELSEKMLAACNVLKNHLNDSKVLTNKDVRACLNTIQHEWFRVSSQKSAVPAMVEDSLSAFREVSDAVLRHIVNMADGNGNTALHYSVSHSNFDIVRLLLDADVCNVNQQNKAGYTPIMLAALAAVEAEKDMRIVEELFSKGDVNAKASQAGQTALMLAVSHGRMDMVKALLACSADVNIQDDEGSTAVMCASEHGHVEIVKLLLSQPGCDATLTDSDESTALSIAMEAGHKDIAVLLYAHINFSKAQSPGTPRLGRKTSPSPTRRSMFD, from the exons AAAAAGAGGGATGTCTAAATGTGGAAGATGACAAGCACTCACCAGCCCCTTACTTTTTGGAAACTCCCTATGGTTATCAGCTAGACCTGGACTTTCTGAAATATGTTGATGATATTGAAAGGGGCAACACCATCAAAAAGTTAAACATCCAGAGAAAGCCTAAAGTGGCAAAATCTGTGACAACACCCAGGAGTGGTGGTGGGCAGACCTTTGAATGGACATCAACAGAGTCGTTGTCATCTTCATCAAACAGCGATGACTATAGGCAGTCCCCATCTTTCCTTGCCACAAGAAGCCAACCAAGTCTTCCTCCAGTGAGGGCAGCTGCTTTACATGAGGCCTCCCCAGCCTTTCTGAGTGTCCCTGAGGGCAAGCTCCTGCCACCTCCTTCCCCGAGGCTGCCCAGACACAACTTTCTTGTGGAGAAAACCTTGATGGAGACACGAAGACGGCTGGAGCAAGAGAGACTGCTAATGCAGCCCCCTGCCAACGAGACCCGCAGGCCTAGGCTTGCCAGTTTGGGGGGAATAGGATCGACCAGTTCGCCTTCTTCCTTTGCCGGATCTAGTGGGCACAATCAGATCTCCCCAAACCCCCAGCAGCACCTTAACAATGGGCATCAAGCCAATGGAGAATACAATCCATACTTCACCTCCTCCATAGGAAGCTCTATCCGTCACAGCCCAATGAGTTCGGGAATGACTACCCCAGTCACCAACGTTAGCCCCACACATTTGCAGCACATCCGGGAGCAGATGATGGTAGCGTTGAAGCGGCTAAAGGAACTCGAGGAACAGGTCAAGACTATTCCAATTCTGCAAGTAAAGATCTCAGTGCTACAGGAGGAGAAGAGACAGCTAACCCAGCAGATGAAAACCCCAAAACCATCCAATCAGAATACTGGCTGTGCTTTCAGAAAAAGATCCTACAGTGCTGGGAATGCTGATCACCTTGAACCGTTCTCCCAAACTAGAAAGGGAGGGGAGCTACATATTGATTCTGAGGATGAAATGGAAAGTCTAGGGCAGAGCTCTCAAAGAATAGAAGAGTTCAGGCAGCTCACAGCTGAAATGCAGGCTTTGGAGAGGAAGATTCAAGACAATAGCTATGACCAACAACCTGGCTTATCCCAAAATGTGGAGCAGCAATGCAGTGTGAAGGAACACAAATCTGTTGCTGTTGGGGCTGATGAGAACATGAATGACATTGTGATTTATCATAAATCATCTAAACAGTGTCAGGAGATAGCAGTGGGGACTGAGACTGAGACGAGGAGTGCTGGTGTTGGTGTAACAGAGGCTTTGCTGGGCATGACAACAGAAGCAGAAACAGAAATTGAGATGCAGAATCAGACCATTGATGTACTGAAAGACAGAATTTACAGGTTGGAGGTGCAGTTGAAAGAAACAACCCATGAAATGGAAATGAGCAAGTTGAAAATGGAGCTTCAGGCAGCGGGATCAAGAAAGAAAGCTGATAAGGGGTCAATGGCTCGACCAGTGGTTTGCAGCACCTCTGTAGAAGCATCGGTGCAGATGCAAAGCCAAGCAGTGGGAAACCATATTGATTTCGCCGATTCTTGTGTCGGCAGAGATTTGCAGATGTCTACTATTGGATTTACCTGCAGGCCAGAAATCCAGAATGCCGCTGTAGGCCCAGAAATACCCATGAACCGATGGATTGTCCGAGAAAGGGTGGAGACTCAAGATCAGTGTACCGGGCAGCAGGTTGTAATGTGTAGCAAGAATGTGGGAGTGGAATTGAGTGTTTGTGAAACTGGAGTGAATACAGAAGAAACTGTGGATAGTTTAGCCCTTTGCAAAACTAAGCTCAAACAAGCTAAAGAGTTTAAGTCAGTAGGATGTGGGGAATGTTCAGTGGATGTGACAGTTTGCCCTATAAAAGAGCTGGTGTCTCTAGGCACAAATACAGATTATGTAAAGAGAGTGGAGTTAGGTGTCATGGCCATACCTCAGACATCATCTcaacacacaaatacagtaataGATTCCATTAGCAAGTTTACCAACACAGAAACAGCAACTTTCATGAATTCTAGCACAAACACCATGTTAAGCACTTACGATAAGCAGACAAGTACAGTACCAACTGAGACTAGAACGGTTGCTGTGGGAGATGGTAGAGTGAAAGATGTTCATTCTGTTAAGATTCGCTCCATTGGGGTGGGTACCTTGGTCAGTGGTGATGCTATATTGGAAAAGCCATATGCAGTGAAGACCAAAGATTTTGGCGTAGGGCAGGTTAGTGTCAATGAAAACTTTTTGGTTGGTCTGAAAACACGCAACATTGCCTGTGGACCCTCAACTCAGGCATTTTCACCTGCCAACACCAGGAGTGTCGCATTGGGTGATGAGGGTGCTCCTGTAACAGGACAGATCCAGCCGTCTGAACCGGAAATAGCCTTTGGTTTGGACCACTATATTGAGCGGGTACAGAAACTTTTGCAAGAGCAGCAGATGCTTCTGGCTGAGAACTATAGTGAGCTTGAAGATACATTCGGGCAGCCTCATTCTCAGATTGGTTCCCTCAACAGCCAGTTAATGAACACATTATCATctataaacacagttataaaatgTGCAAGCAATGAGGAATTAAGAAGCTTGGACATCTCGAAGCTCTGCCCTGATACTACAAGTGCCATAACAG ATACCGATCAGTCTTTGCTCAGCAGCACTACCAACACATGTGTGTCCTCCCTGACGCAGTCGGTCATTCTCGAACAGAAGGTCGAGGCCACACAAGTGGAGCAAGTTACATCTGTGTCTACAGTGAACGAGTTAAACACTGGGTCCAAGACCTATTCACCCCCGGAGAATGTGACATCTCGAATGAGTCTGACGGATCAGCAAATGACTTCTGCCTTGCATG GGCAGTCTTGCAGTCCAAATACTCTGAAGTCTATTATGAAGAAGAAAGATGGCAGACAAGGCTCAAATGGCACAAAGAAGAACTTGCAGTTTGTAGGTGTAAATGGAGG GTATGAGACCACATCAAGTGACGACTCAAGTTCAGAGGAAAGCAGCTCGTCGGAGTCGGAGGATGAGTGTGAAAGGAATGAGTGTTTGAAGGAAGGGGTGGCTGGGAGAGCTGAGGAGTTTTGCAATGAAGGTGCGATGAAAGTCAAAGGCAAGGCTGAAGAGGGAGATGCTGAGAAGGTGGAGATTAGAGAGAG GTATGAGCTGAGTGAGAAGATGTTGGCAGCATGTAATGTGTTGAAAAATCACCTGAATGACTCCAAGGTTTTGACTAACAAAGATGTG AGAGCTTGTCTGAACACGATTCAGCACGAGTGGTTTCGTGTCTCCAGTCAGAAGTCTGCAGTCCCGGCTATGGTGGAAGATTCTCTTTCTGCCTTCAGAGAGGTGTCTGATGCAGTCCTGCGGCACATAGTCAACATGGCAGATGGCAATGGAAACACAGCCCTCCATTACAGTGTGTCTCACTCCAATTTTGATATTGTCAGGCTGCTTTTAGATGcag ATGTCTGTAATGTAAATCAGCAGAACAAAGCTGGGTATACTCCCATTATGCTGGCTGCTCTTGCAGCAGTCGAGGCAGAAAAAGACATGCGGATAGTAGAGGAACTCTTCAGCAAAGGGGATGTGAATGCTAAAGCCAGCCAG gctggCCAAACCGCACTTATGTTAGCAGTGAGCCATGGGCGAATGGACATGGTGAAAGCTCTGTTGGCATGTTCCGCTGATGTCAATATTCAGGATGATGAGGGGTCCACAGCTGTGATGTGCGCCAGTGAACATGGTCATGTGGAGATAGTAAAACTCCTGCTGTCTCAGCCTGGATGTGATGCTACATTGACTGACAGT GATGAGAGTACTGCATTATCGATAGCTATGGAGGCTGGGCACAAGGACATTGCAGTTCTTCTTTATGCTCATATAAACTTTTCCAAAGCCCAGTCACCA GGCACACCGAGGCTTGGAAGGAAAACGTCTCCTAGCCCAACACGAAGAAGCATGTTTGATTAA